From the genome of Trichoplusia ni isolate ovarian cell line Hi5 chromosome 26, tn1, whole genome shotgun sequence, one region includes:
- the LOC113505587 gene encoding 60S ribosomal protein L32, whose amino-acid sequence MAIRPVYRPTIVKKRTKRFIRHQSDRYDKLKRNWRKPRGIDNRVRRRFKGQYLMPNIGYGSNKKTRHMLPNGFRKVLVHNVRELEILMMQNRKYCAEIAHGVSSKKRKTIVERAQQLSIRVTNSAARLRSQENE is encoded by the exons ATGGCTATCCGCCCTGTATACAGGCCGACAATCGTCAAAAAGAGGACGAAAAGATTTATCCGCCATCAATCAGATCGCTATGACAAACTTAAGCGTAACTGGCGTAAACCCAGAG GTATTGACAACAGGGTCCGCAGGCGTTTCAAGGGTCAATACTTGATGCCAAACATTGGTTACGGATCAAACAAAAAGACCCGTCACATGCTACCCAATGGTTTCCGTAAG GTCCTGGTCCACAATGTCCGCGAGCTCGAGATCCTGATGATGCAGAACAGGAAATACTGCGCAGAGATCGCCCACGGAGTGTCCTCCAAGAAGCGGAAGACCATTGTGGAGCGCGCGCAGCAGCTCAGCATCAGAGTCACCAACTCTGCCGCCCGCCTCCGCAGCCAGGAGAACGAATAA